cattaggttatgatacatataaatcgaTTAACATTTAATGCGGAAAAACCaaaaagccaggaatccaaattaatttccacataacaattagcataatttaggatacatacatgtgaagcGTTGTAGAcactacttttgtccccattcccgaaagggaaaggttcgatgatgaaagcataaatctccacttgacaacgcatctcctataaaataaacgaatctcaattcctattttcatttcacccgaaatctgatatttatagaaaactgctatttatggacaCCTGCTAAAattagtaactgccgtaaaaggtagcttctaaaagtggcaaatcataaaggatagaaacctgtcagaattaggtgttgcattccaacataaatcctaaatgagatagaaaactgcgagaatcctattcctaatatgattcggaaataagagttacgtattaattaaaatcctaacgagcctagagttcgtaacgggcccagacgcatcccgtcatgaaattgatacgcactaaaagactcgattaagtctcaaactctacggatttcaggaatcggaatctgactaagaaaacagcccagaccatattttcaacgcctggctctgggcgctgaaagtacttgggtacgtgttttctcctaattctttgtggattagaactctgcaattctatctttccacgaactcttccctataaatacaaccccaaattcgacgtgaaaaggacacacaacacaattatattctgagtattgactccaacccttagcctaagcctcacgctgcgaaactgttcacacgttctgtcgcaatcgatccataaatcgaacagaacgtatcctgtcccataattgagattcgttaaataaaaaggagaaatagcaaagtcaaagtggttagttttctgagaaccgtgacgcacctctcaagggtgcgtcgtaatgtgtcccttctcgatgatttaattgctttcctcgccctttttatgaactgttaaactaactaaatctgattgttctatcacgcctaacaaatataatattttggggaaattggattatcatgctaggtcccttaatgcaatctaaatcagataatcgcgatcgatctagtattatatgttgcatattgctaaaatcaactcagattagtttaatagttaacacatgtcccttcaattatttatgctgagctagtaaggatatcctgcctctggagttatcgacgagcgaagtactcctctcggtagttacagtcccccgaaccctcaatctctaccttgcgggtgtatgttgagagatccccacaccagggatcacaagggaacctacggccgtcgtggtcaaacataattgcactccctttatgtcacgataaccgggttttgttagtttttctcattgtcgttaaaaactgaatggcgactcctatattactagtcaattgggtgtatactcacaggaaatccaattacacttgattgaataaaagaatcgtcacacccacgagggacgaggccacgcattagcctcgtgctttttcgaccccctcacagtgacgactccactggggatagtgaaggaaatactcgtgcttgtaggtaatcaaaatagccgaagggtgaaacgatcctaccccgcgtttatttccccatcaagttgggacgacctgaaaatcagcatattaatgtgaacgggcagaaccgcataacgaatctcggctccctcgggagttgggactaaggatacctttttcctccaataggggggtgcatacgccgcgcatgtttcccactcggtacttgtgcatgtagtacacctatcccgaacccaatcgctcgctcattaggtccctctcgcttgcatgcccccttggcttgcacttgcgggttggcctcttgggcgaaattcgtctgttgaagacactacctcgaccggggcatgtgttggatttacgatagaagcggtaccaagccaggcgcaaataaactacccatagaagcctatcataaactacgtggcatatttaattttcaaatccatgtttgtaatgtagttatgtgtagcgaaatatgtgattgtgtgtgacaaactatcctaaaaaaccaacgaccttaaaaattgcccaaacattaatagactaatttgccaaagagttataccgaaacacgtgttccgcaaacccgaatgatcgccacaaaaataagcgacgctcgggatggcctgtaacgaatcccacaaacgctgctacgcgtaaaggacgttattaggcaagcacgcaaatcgaagtcgcataaacagaagacagaaaacgagaaccagccagggacgcattttcaacgcccctggctgggcgccagaatttctcacgcccctcgcgggcgctgaagttgatgcttggccttctggtcaggcgcagcagcctcgatgcccgcgcaaaaggaaaatatgtAGCACAAAAACATGTTCGTTAAAAGAATTggtacgagggcgtaagaaaagcactcgatttcaaaagcggctcgtaaaaaattaataactctttgcgtcgttgttaggcctcctacgacgacaatgctcggccttaaaaaaccgaacatgctaacaaccatgaatgtcacacgggcaagtgtttcgaaaatccaaagaatgaccaaaagaaaaaaaaaccaaaaagtgtaccaacaaaagaaagagcgaaaaaccaatagagagagtcgaagtctagactaagtaatgcttgaaactttgggaacctaaactttagcttatcttatgcctaggactggtcctgccacttggtgccgatcagggaatcaacggttagtgcgtctcgaagatacatcaccaacatcaggtttagtgactccaagctccgtccgtcgtccctcatttcaaggatctccgcttcccaacctcgattcgcaccttcaaacatgtccatcgaagatttgcgagaccagatggtccaaatgacccaacttatgggccaattgaaaatggaaaatgaagctttagcggctgcgcaagccaaaaatgacctcgataacgagaagaggattgaaaaaatggtcctacagcaaaccatggggagcaatacttctccctcgatcctgaaccttttcctggcaaactaccagaaaagttcagttcatctgacttaccaaagttcaaggccacggacaacccccgtgatcatctactgagctttgtgaatgccatgaacttgaaaggcgtggataagtccatatacttacctgcctttcctttgtccttggaacctgtgccgctcaaatggtactatcaccaggaccctaagctcttccccacttgggaagactttgccAACGTCTTCATCAagaaatactcgtcgaacatggatttccaagtcaccatgcgcgagctggaagttctcttccaaaagaaaaatgagggtttcacgacctactttgctagatggagggaccaggcggcccagctaatcaataggcctcccgaaacagaattggtccaaaaattcattgacaacctggacccggcttacagacaacaccttaggtacctgggacttgacactttcaaaagagtttatgacgtgggaataaagatcgaggacgacctcgccaaaaccatacaaagcaaacccacatataaaaacaacacctataatcggggtaacacatcccaagcccaagacgtccatgctgtagaagagactcccgcccgaagaagccctggaagatgggtccgagaccgaaagtttgccccactcgggtcgactttggtacaagcctttgaaagactaatcaatcaaggaaagttgagacctataggccccacccgtgaccctcctgtcaaaagcaaatattgggtcgagggtacttactgcaaattccatcaaggaaatgggcatgacactgaaaactgctggaatctaaaaatacgatccaggacatgatagaggatgaaatgatacctctccctaacgttggaaaacccaacaacaacaagagcccactcggctcttgtcacatctctcgaccaaccagagaatttcgaccccacggtgtatattacacctcaaggtgcaccactcgctgtggtccctatggatcgaatcgagagagaagtgtgcggtgtgtggaatgatgatgctgaagatatttacctatctcaattGTCGGGCAAGGACCTCTTCActaaaacttggcccgggtatgctctcattgacaccacccttcaggagcccgaggtcgacaacctcacccgatccggaagaatataccaaccagaTATTCACccgcctcctatggacgacatcccggttaggcaaactcctgagaatggacggcacgccacagtcgcagaagtcattgaaaatcctctcctgaaacaactaaaaaaaaccaaggccgagattaccatctgggatctcatgtgtacctcaaaggaacatcgcgaaaagcttattcgctcacttgacctcatctcagtacctacagatatcacacctgactcattggttagccatgtcacgagagatgccggagaaaaggccatagttttcactgataaagactttcccaaagaggggggtgctcacaataaagccctttacctagtggttggctgtaaaggacaaaacatccccctagcgctcgtagataatggttcggcggtcaatgtctgcccattgcgaaccgcccattgcttggggctaggaaacgatgacttccaaacctccacgcaaggggtacgagcttatgataactcccgaaggcctgtattgggaaaaatcaaccttaccatataaaccgggcctgtggcacgcaccacggagtttcagataatcgacatcaagcccacttttaacctcctcttggggagaccttggctccatgacttaggaggtgtggcttctaccttgcaccaaatggttaaacttaaccataacggggtaatactagaaatccgcgcccctcccctcgacgtcagttgtactatggttggaacggccgaaaccgcggacgacctttatgggtttcaaatggaagaagcaatccagttcatcgaagattatgatccagcattcctagacccgcatgcatcccgagtcatccctagaatgctgttagctcaaggttattttccaggaaccccattgggcataaggaagaaggaatacacactccatccttttcccgacaaatctactccctttggcttaggctatgaacaaacggaggaagatattgttgaccgcctgtctaggctactccttaacaaagccaaacaaaccaccctccttcccccgtatcaaaggacccttaacgggatgttcgttcgggaaggagaagaacacccatgctgtgattttcctgaacccttcgttcaggatggcttgctaaaacccggatttcaaattttccatgactgccacaccttggatgaggcaccccacccactagtagaaaaaacccctgttgcaacccccttgttgcagcgtacatgtgttaatacgcttcaacaaccagtcggtcaacgcgggtcaaaccctttaaagggttattgcagcgtacaatttaattgttccctgcaaaaaagtttgttgcagcgtacattttaaaagcccgctgcaatagcTCGTTTTTGTTGCAACGTACTTgttaaagccccctgcaataacccggGTAAAAAAAATTTCGCTGCAATATTCGTTGAAactaattcaaaacaaattaagCATCTCTCACTCTCAACTCCCTTCTTCTCCCTTAACTTTCCCTGCGtcatcccctcaaaaaaaacccTTTCTCTTCGTCGGTGGTTCTAGCCTCCTCGCCAGAGGCCACCTATTAGCTTGCTCGGCCGTTGGTTCCAAGGAAAAACTTAGCTTGCTCGCGCCGGTGGTTTCAAGAAAGAAAGTTGCTCGCGTCCTATTTTCCGTCAACCTCTTCGCCGCGGCTACCTGTCCCCTCTTTTAGGTTTGCTCGATTCGTTTACctgatttttgttttaagaattagggttttaaaaatcagaTCCTAAAGTGACGCGCCAAATTTAGAAgcgagagagaaagagatttAATGGAAAAGGGAATTGGGGAAGAAAAGGGTTTGGGTTGGCGCAGAGATGCCCATCGTCTAACTCGAATAAATGCACATGAATTCGACACCGGGAAGAAATCCAGGTACAGTTTTTATCATCATTCTGCCTTTTGATTTCGATTCCAATTTCACAACTAGGTTTTGGTATTGTAGATGTCGAGTTGCAATTTCTAATCAATTGGAATTGCGGAACTTGATTTTGGTGGAttcatatatttaattttttttgtttgtttgagtcCTATTCTTGATGTGCGGAAAAGGAAGGCGGTTCGATTGAGCAAAGATGTCGACTCCAAACGTCGCCAAATTAACAATGGGTAAAATTTTCTCTTAAGCACCTTAATTTATGCACAATTTCAgttttctttgttgttgttgttgttgctgcgaaTTTGAACATCATTAACTGGGTTTTTCCATTAAGTAATGATAAAGTGTGAGCTACTGTATAATTGAGTTGGTTATGCTTGtgaatttgtttgttttgattgaatttaaaGCCTTTTATGTGGGGGGGATTGGCAAAGGAACCATGGGTCAACTTTTAATTGGGGATTCAGTTCATAGATTCGATTGTATGGTTTGGTTAATAGAGGATCTCATTTTCATGTGTTATTTTTCCTATGCTAAGAAACTCCTGAGCAAAGATAATTACATGTTGCAACCAGTTACTGTGTAGAAAAGCAAGGAATTCTGGAAATCAAATATATACAAAATTTTTGTAATTGGTTCCATTAGATAGTTGGATTTCATTGTTCTGCATTCTAATGCCAATCTTTTCCTCCATTTATGtgatatttttgtttatttggtaGTCTGTGTATCATGAATGTAATCATTGTTTATTATAAGACGACTAGTAATTTGATTTCTTCCACAAGTATATTTGGTGTGGTCTTATTAGATGTGGGATTGGATAATGAAACATGAGCCGGTGGTTTCAAGAAAGAAAGTTTCTCGCGTCCTATTTTCCGTCAACCTCTTCGCCGCGGCTACCTGTCCCCTCTTTTAGGTTTGCTCGCTTTGTTTACctgatttttgttttaagaattagggtttttcaattcgtttttagggttctttgcgtttgttcaattcttttttagggtttgttcaattcgtttcttcaattcattttttcaattcgtttttagggttcaattcgtttgttcaattcgtttttagggtttgttcaatttgtttttacggtttgtttaatttgtttgttcaattcgtttgtccAGTCACTGTAGCTAGGCCTAACATGGTAGGAGTATGTGAGAGACACTGACAAAATAAATCAATGTAACAATGCAACTATTTTCTATGCGCATCCTCTGCTAGATTTTCCTGTATATAGACTTAGTGAGGTAGTGTACAGTTGTTGTCACTGACTCATTGGtttggcttaacttcccttgctTTATTCCAAATCATGTTTTGATGACGAGTTCTGGTCTTCCCGTTATGATTATATTTTGGCCTTCATCTCTGTTCCACATTACAAGCTTTTTGCTTAAAAGACATCCTAATTTGAAAGTGTAACAATTTTTTTCATGAAAGTACTATTCTTAGAGGTCGTACCCAGTTATTCTCATAAAGTTGTGAGATCTCGGTAGAGTCCAAGAAGTCAATGATCTCTTTGCAGCTACCATTTTTCCATATGATATGTAAGGTCGGTTATTAGTTTGTTGTAGTGTAGATTCCGGGTGATAATCATTCTGGCTTGTGAGTATAATTTTTAGGTCAGCATAGCTTCTTCATCCCTGAAAATAAATCATTCGTGATAGCCTCAATCTCAAAATAGtataatcccccccccccccatttgtatatatgttttaagtttttaacaGAAGATTGATTAGTTAATTCGGCTTTGGTAGGCTGTCGTTCATAGAGCTAAGAACTCAAAATATTCAGCTGATGAGGATATGGAGGAGACAGATGTTAAAGATCCAAATTTAAAGCAATCTCTGGAGTCTGCTACTTCTCAGATTAGCCAGCTAGCTCTTTCTAATAGTCCTACTGGTAAATCTTCACTGAATTCTATTGTGGGATCAGATACGGCCAATGCAGGTGTAGATATTGACTTTTTGACTTTTTATGTCTGTACATTGATGATCTGCATGCAGGTGTTGCCAATCTTGCAGCTGTTTTTCTGTTCCCGCTTTTcataaattattttcagatGGCTGTCACTGGAGCAGCCACTGCCACTGTTGTGTCTCAGTATGCACTTTCTTCCTGAAGTCTGTTAGTCGGCTTTCTTTTAACTATATTGGTAATCATGCTGCTTGTTTGTGCTCTAGATACATAGGTAGCTTCTTGATGATTTGGTTTCTTAGCAAGAGAGTAATATTATTACCTCCAAAATTTGGAGATCTGAAGTTTGGGGTCTATTTAAAATCTGGTGAGTGTCAGAGAAATGTTTATGGTTATTTTCTGTTTTTGATTCTTTATCCAACACATTGATTTTAATAACCTTCTACTTAATAATCACCATTACAAACTTCTTAAATTAGTCTGCTTAAGTGGCCATTGTTTGTACCTACTTAAAGTGTTACTCGTACATGTTTGGATTGCCGTCTGTTTCCTTATGTTTACCTTTTTTCCAGGTGGATTTCTGATTGGAAGAACTGTGGCTGTTTTGATAACTATGACGATTGGGACCTCGATGGCTGCTCGTCAaggtcctctagctatggctgcTCATCAAATCTGTATGCAAGTGTGGTTGGCTGTCTCTCTTTTAACTGATGGATTGGCCGCATCTGGTCAGGTATGAGCTTTCATCTAACTAGGAGGTTCGATATCCAGGCTATAGGTTTTTCAGGCATCTAGACTACCTCTATTCTACATTGCTTGTccattatgatttatgattatcacaaaagttgaagattgtgaataatgtgtgggttttaaccaaataggaaaagcttcttggattaataagcatttgttgttgtccaaagatcctgatttgtgaacaataaaccaaataggaaaagctacatattttctcagagtattacacttattacatgtttaatatgaatagttttaactttctaacactcattccaatctacttatgcaaatttaaggcttgtttggtcgttataggtcatattaggctaaaatgaggcttttttgctcccaaatatgaaataaagaaccttaggactcattttaaacatattaaatgttttatatgattagttttaactttacaagacttaatccaatctatttatgcacattcatgacttctttggccgttataggtcatatttaggctaaaatgacattttcgctcccaactttgatctaacgaacttaaaaactaatttcaaacttattacatgattcatatgattatttttaacttttcaagactcaatcctatctattatgcacatttgagacttgtttggtcgttataggtcccaactatgaaccaaagaacctaaggactcattttaaacttactaaatgttttatatgcttatttttaactttctaggactcattccaatccatttatgcacatttaaggctcattgtgtcgttatgggtcatatttaggctaaaatgacattttcgctcccaactttgaacttaagaacctaatgactcattttaaacttattatatgataaatatgcttagttttaagtttctaagacttattctaatctacttatatccatttaatgcttgtttgatcgttataggtcatatttaggataaaataaggcattttcgatcccaactttaaaataaagaacctaaggacttattttaaacttattacatgtttaatatgtttagttttaagtttctaagacttattctaactacttatacacatttaaggcttgtttgatcgttataggtcatatttaggataaaataaggcattttcgatcccaactttaaaataaagaacctaaggacttattttaaacttattacatgtttaatatgcttagttttaagtttctaagacttattctaactacttatacacatttaaggcttgtttggtcgttataggacatatttaggctaaaatgacattttcgctcccaactatgaaccaaagaacctaaggactcattttaaacttactaaatgttttatatgcttatttttaactttctaggactcattccaatccatttatgcacatttaaggctcattgtgtcgttttaggtcatatttaggctaaaaagacattttcgctcccaactttgaacttaagaacctaaggactcatttttaaattattatatgattaataagcttagttttgagtttctaggacttattctaatctacttatacccatttaatgcttgtttgatcgttctaggtcatatctaggctaaaataaggcattttcgctcccaactttaaaataaagaacctaaggactcatttaaaacttattacatgtttaatatgcataattttaacgatctaagactcgtt
This Spinacia oleracea cultivar Varoflay chromosome 6, BTI_SOV_V1, whole genome shotgun sequence DNA region includes the following protein-coding sequences:
- the LOC130463799 gene encoding protein DETOXIFICATION 45, chloroplastic-like; translated protein: MEETDVKDPNLKQSLESATSQISQLALSNSPTGVANLAAVFLFPLFINYFQMAVTGAATATVVSQYIGSFLMIWFLSKRVILLPPKFGDLKFGVYLKSGGFLIGRTVAVLITMTIGTSMAARQGPLAMAAHQICMQVWLAVSLLTDGLAASGQVYTPRNAPILVRKLMWFVSNGLSVLPASIYYWLERA